Proteins found in one Mycoplasmopsis citelli genomic segment:
- a CDS encoding ATP-dependent DNA helicase has protein sequence MSSQKLKGSFVKFLKGGKGSNWALLMFKPDNGSKTIVLYARNNVPNLYVQYEISFKSNSKYSHNKLLESYIPIANTQDINWEEYFFKHVPSIGKTTAKKVNEKWGNEIFNLVKDTKQNYAELSEILSDRQIESFKNYYEQNTHQVDSLMILNSENDIKFFYSNSMQSFYEKLLNLIKTKESFIEMFQVKSPYSLYFDYELDLSDVDRFALLLDSTYQNDKNQFSNDRFEAYVDFLLKDKESNNSTLINIAEVAKDVAGILNFEKEDIIERFKFLIAHKKVRFRQVGEISYLTRNSTYEKEKLILSKITQINSKKSMNLNCNISEEFNTLSNEQKDAFLNFLNFNISVVSGGPGTGKSYLIKFINKTLQENGLENLKDYYILTPTGRASSNISLKINEQCKTIHSMLRIDKNERGINEETLEALKEVKVVVVDEFSMVNVNIFSKLLSSCPNLEKIILIGDVEQLPAIGPGNLLEEIISFNLAKTTFLEKNFRTESKEIVQHFSAIKYNQLPVFKKSIVDLYQFNSNTFLSDITNLFLEEVKKFSLDNVILLAPSYKGSVGITNLNNEIQKQLNPNSEIIYTIKKFQDEINFKIGDRVIQLENRVADDIYNGDIGYIKGLIIDNNKKTKTIVVEFKRNANVINVKYSEMEFREQINLAYAITVHKFQGSETDSVIFAINPQYKFMTTKKLIYTATSRAIRHLSIATNVNCDYLEILVENSANKENILTNFRYILQGE, from the coding sequence ATGAGCTCACAAAAATTAAAAGGCAGTTTTGTTAAGTTTTTAAAAGGTGGAAAAGGCTCAAATTGAGCTCTTTTAATGTTTAAACCAGATAATGGAAGCAAAACTATTGTTTTATATGCTCGCAACAATGTACCAAATTTATATGTTCAATATGAAATAAGTTTTAAAAGTAATTCAAAATATAGTCATAATAAACTTTTAGAATCATACATCCCAATTGCTAATACTCAAGATATTAATTGAGAAGAATACTTTTTTAAGCATGTTCCTTCAATTGGTAAAACTACTGCAAAAAAAGTTAATGAAAAATGAGGGAATGAGATTTTTAATTTAGTCAAAGACACTAAACAAAATTATGCTGAATTAAGTGAAATTTTATCTGATAGACAAATTGAATCTTTTAAAAATTATTATGAACAAAATACTCATCAAGTTGATTCGTTAATGATTTTAAATTCTGAAAATGATATTAAGTTTTTTTATTCAAACAGCATGCAAAGCTTCTATGAAAAATTACTTAATTTAATTAAAACTAAAGAATCTTTTATTGAAATGTTTCAAGTTAAATCTCCCTATAGTTTATATTTTGATTATGAATTGGATTTAAGTGATGTTGATCGCTTTGCGTTATTACTAGATTCAACATATCAAAATGATAAAAATCAATTTAGTAACGATCGTTTTGAAGCGTATGTAGATTTTTTGCTTAAAGACAAAGAAAGCAATAATTCAACTTTAATTAATATAGCAGAAGTAGCAAAAGATGTTGCTGGAATACTAAATTTTGAAAAAGAAGATATTATTGAACGTTTTAAATTTTTAATCGCTCACAAAAAAGTGCGTTTTCGTCAAGTTGGGGAAATTTCTTATTTGACTAGAAATTCTACTTATGAAAAAGAAAAGTTAATTTTAAGCAAGATAACTCAAATAAATTCAAAAAAATCAATGAATTTAAATTGCAATATTTCAGAAGAATTTAATACTTTAAGTAATGAGCAAAAGGATGCATTTTTAAATTTTTTGAATTTTAATATTTCAGTTGTTTCTGGCGGACCTGGAACTGGAAAAAGTTATTTAATTAAATTCATTAATAAAACATTACAAGAAAATGGACTGGAAAATCTTAAAGACTATTACATTTTAACCCCCACAGGAAGAGCAAGTAGTAACATTTCTCTTAAAATTAATGAACAGTGCAAAACAATTCATAGTATGCTAAGAATTGATAAAAATGAGCGTGGAATCAATGAAGAAACTTTAGAAGCTTTAAAAGAAGTTAAAGTAGTTGTAGTTGATGAGTTTTCGATGGTTAATGTTAATATTTTTTCTAAATTACTTTCATCATGTCCAAATTTAGAAAAAATAATTTTAATTGGTGATGTTGAACAACTTCCGGCAATTGGACCAGGAAATTTGCTTGAAGAAATTATTAGTTTTAATTTAGCTAAGACAACCTTTTTAGAAAAAAACTTTCGAACTGAATCTAAAGAAATTGTTCAACACTTTAGTGCAATTAAATATAATCAGCTTCCTGTATTTAAAAAATCAATTGTGGATTTATATCAATTTAATAGCAATACATTTTTAAGTGATATTACAAATTTATTTTTAGAAGAAGTTAAAAAATTTAGTTTAGATAATGTAATTTTACTTGCACCTTCATATAAAGGGAGTGTTGGAATTACTAATTTAAATAATGAAATTCAAAAACAACTTAATCCAAATAGTGAAATTATCTATACAATTAAAAAGTTTCAAGATGAAATTAACTTTAAAATTGGCGATCGGGTAATTCAACTTGAAAATCGAGTTGCTGATGATATTTATAATGGAGATATTGGTTATATTAAAGGTTTAATTATTGATAATAATAAAAAAACCAAAACCATTGTAGTAGAATTTAAACGCAATGCAAATGTTATTAATGTTAAATATTCAGAAATGGAATTTAGAGAGCAAATTAACTTAGCTTATGCTATTACTGTTCATAAATTTCAAGGTTCAGAAACTGATAGTGTTATTTTCGCAATTAATCCACAATATAAATTTATGACAACTAAAAAATTAATTTATACTGCTACTTCTCGAGCGATTAGACATTTAAGTATTGCGACAAATGTTAATTGCGATTATTTAGAGATTTTAGTTGAAAATAGTGCAAATAAGGAAAATATTTTAACTAATTTCAGATATATTTTGCAAGGAGAATAA
- the pth gene encoding aminoacyl-tRNA hydrolase: MKLIVGLGNPGMEYKYTRHNAGFLVIDRICEKLKISLNKTKFNGEFIKLDNVVIAKPLTYMNNSGDFVSQLANYFNVSSDDILVIHDEKDFPLGKSSIKIGGSGGSHNGVISVINKLKNTDFKRMKIGISTPFKGELKNFVLGKFTEEQFYILDNVIEVAADACISFMQNDIYTIMNKFNQKKNEIK, encoded by the coding sequence ATGAAACTAATTGTCGGATTAGGAAATCCTGGAATGGAATATAAATACACAAGACATAATGCTGGATTTTTAGTAATTGATCGTATTTGTGAAAAGTTAAAAATTTCTTTAAATAAAACTAAATTCAATGGCGAATTTATTAAACTTGATAATGTCGTAATTGCTAAACCTCTTACTTATATGAATAATTCTGGAGACTTTGTGTCTCAGCTAGCTAATTATTTTAATGTTAGTTCGGATGATATTTTAGTTATTCACGATGAAAAAGACTTTCCTTTAGGAAAATCAAGCATAAAAATAGGCGGTAGCGGTGGAAGTCACAATGGAGTAATTAGTGTTATTAATAAATTAAAAAATACTGATTTTAAGCGTATGAAAATTGGAATTTCAACTCCTTTTAAAGGAGAATTAAAAAACTTTGTTTTAGGGAAATTCACTGAAGAACAATTTTACATCTTAGACAATGTTATTGAAGTAGCTGCTGATGCTTGTATCTCATTTATGCAAAATGATATTTATACTATAATGAACAAATTTAATCAAAAGAAAAATGAAATTAAATAA
- the tilS gene encoding tRNA lysidine(34) synthetase TilS, which translates to MKLNNQIIIAVSGGPDSMFLLQKYKSRNPIVAFVNYNQREDSFKDQEIVQNYCHKYNLILEQLILKKEDYQDGNFQKWAREKRYDFFVSLWKKYHTNILLTAHHKDDFLETCLMQEQKHKIINYWGIKKYSNFKNLRIYRPLVLKIFKSEIIKYNHKNNIKYAEDWTNSTNKYKRNQIRMYLEGKSQLQKNLLITKYRIKNLFLRFKNFKVNKQINYWKSNNYSQETFINLKNQNQVLYFLLHNHFENLNLSKEKINSIIQFINSNNRTSVYKLAKNTFLKKQKGKVLFY; encoded by the coding sequence ATGAAATTAAATAATCAAATCATTATTGCTGTATCAGGTGGACCTGATAGCATGTTTTTACTTCAAAAATATAAAAGTAGAAATCCAATTGTTGCTTTTGTGAACTATAATCAACGAGAAGATTCTTTCAAAGACCAAGAAATTGTGCAAAATTACTGCCATAAATACAATCTTATTTTAGAGCAATTAATTCTAAAAAAAGAAGATTATCAAGATGGCAATTTTCAAAAATGAGCTCGAGAAAAAAGATATGATTTTTTTGTAAGCTTATGAAAAAAATATCATACTAATATTTTATTAACCGCTCATCATAAAGATGATTTTTTAGAAACATGTTTAATGCAAGAGCAAAAACATAAAATTATTAATTATTGAGGAATTAAAAAATATTCAAATTTTAAAAATTTAAGAATTTATCGACCATTAGTTTTGAAAATATTTAAAAGTGAAATTATTAAATATAATCATAAAAATAATATTAAGTACGCAGAAGATTGAACAAACTCAACAAATAAATATAAAAGAAATCAAATTAGAATGTATTTAGAAGGTAAAAGTCAATTACAAAAAAATCTTTTAATCACAAAATACAGGATAAAAAACTTATTTTTGAGATTTAAAAATTTTAAAGTAAATAAGCAAATTAATTATTGAAAATCAAATAACTATTCGCAAGAAACTTTTATAAACCTTAAAAATCAAAATCAAGTTCTTTATTTTTTATTACACAATCATTTTGAAAATCTTAATCTTTCAAAAGAAAAAATTAATTCAATTATTCAATTTATTAATTCAAATAATCGCACTAGTGTGTATAAATTAGCTAAAAACACATTCTTAAAAAAACAAAAAGGAAAAGTTCTTTTTTACTAA
- the ftsH gene encoding ATP-dependent zinc metalloprotease FtsH has product MPTDNKKRRIITIAVIVIFLAIAIGVLAFYIVSLNSGPNEWSISELDKSITEAQKSLTDDTYFESITTNPFTNSISGTFVNGKTKTQFITFGNLNDLKAISIESSTLPKGIFAPKGEFRSVATPKQNIFVQIFLSILPWILILGISYFIFRSLNKSISGQTGAFGQDKSPAQLIKSDKKFTDIAGNKEPIEEIKEIVDYLKNPKKYEEAGARMPRGILLGGPPGTGKTLLAKATAGEASVPFYFVSASNFVELFVGMGAKRVRQVINEARKHSPAIIFIDELDAIGRTRGSGIGGGHDEREQTLNQLLVEMDGIKENSGLLFVAATNRTDILDPALTRPGRFDRIITVGLPDVKEREEILKLHAKGKRFDSSISFEKLARRTPGFSGAQIENVINEAVLLSVRENTSVITIELIDEAIDRVMSGPAKKSRTITKEELTLVAYHEAGHAVVGLKIPGGNKVQKITIIPRGNAGGYNLMMPENEKYNYTKQELLATIASFMGGRSAEEIKYGSKNITTGASDDIKKATSIARRMVVEFGMSDLGPIKYHDEEANPFLGKTLANGGGISNQVSHEIDLEVRKIIFEAKNIATKIINENLELLELIKTLLLDQETIIAEEIEYIAKHLALPPKKTPEQQKEQNKDIELDNLIKLVEEQDKENEEKSVQEDKQEDKQEDKQEDKQEDKQEDKQEDKQEDKQEDKQEDKQEDKQEDKQEDKQEDKQEDKQEDKQEDKQEDKDK; this is encoded by the coding sequence TTGCCAACTGACAACAAAAAACGAAGAATAATTACTATTGCTGTTATTGTAATTTTCTTAGCTATTGCAATTGGTGTGCTTGCTTTTTACATTGTAAGCTTAAATTCAGGTCCAAATGAATGGAGTATTAGTGAGTTAGATAAAAGCATTACCGAAGCTCAAAAATCCCTAACTGATGATACTTATTTTGAAAGTATTACAACCAATCCATTTACTAACTCAATTTCCGGAACTTTTGTAAATGGAAAAACAAAAACACAATTTATTACTTTTGGAAACTTAAATGATTTAAAAGCTATTTCAATAGAATCAAGTACCCTTCCAAAAGGAATTTTTGCACCAAAAGGGGAATTTAGAAGTGTAGCAACACCAAAACAAAATATCTTTGTTCAAATATTTTTATCAATTCTTCCTTGAATTTTAATTTTAGGAATTTCATACTTTATTTTTAGATCTTTAAATAAATCAATTTCTGGACAAACTGGTGCATTTGGACAAGACAAAAGTCCTGCACAACTAATTAAATCAGATAAAAAATTTACAGATATTGCTGGAAATAAAGAACCAATTGAAGAAATTAAAGAAATTGTAGATTACTTGAAAAATCCTAAAAAATACGAAGAAGCTGGAGCCAGAATGCCTCGAGGAATTCTTTTAGGAGGTCCTCCAGGGACTGGAAAAACTCTTTTAGCAAAAGCAACTGCTGGAGAAGCTTCTGTTCCATTTTACTTTGTATCAGCCTCTAACTTTGTTGAATTATTTGTTGGTATGGGAGCAAAAAGAGTTCGTCAAGTAATTAATGAAGCTCGTAAACATTCACCAGCAATTATCTTTATTGATGAGCTTGATGCAATTGGTAGAACACGTGGAAGCGGAATTGGAGGTGGACACGACGAACGTGAACAAACCTTAAACCAGCTTTTAGTAGAAATGGATGGAATTAAAGAAAATTCAGGTCTATTATTTGTTGCGGCAACTAACAGAACAGATATTTTAGACCCTGCATTAACTCGCCCAGGTCGTTTTGATAGAATTATTACCGTTGGTCTTCCTGATGTTAAAGAAAGGGAGGAAATTCTCAAATTACACGCTAAAGGTAAAAGATTTGATTCTTCAATTAGCTTTGAAAAATTGGCACGTAGAACCCCTGGATTTAGTGGAGCTCAAATCGAAAACGTTATTAATGAAGCTGTTTTACTTTCAGTTAGAGAAAATACTAGCGTTATTACCATTGAATTAATTGATGAAGCTATCGATAGAGTTATGTCTGGTCCTGCGAAAAAATCAAGAACTATCACTAAAGAAGAACTTACTTTAGTTGCTTACCACGAAGCAGGTCATGCTGTTGTGGGTCTTAAAATTCCGGGCGGAAACAAAGTACAAAAAATTACTATTATTCCTCGTGGAAATGCTGGTGGATATAATTTAATGATGCCTGAAAACGAAAAATACAACTATACAAAACAAGAACTTTTAGCAACTATCGCAAGTTTTATGGGTGGTCGTTCTGCTGAAGAAATTAAATACGGAAGCAAAAACATTACAACCGGAGCAAGCGATGATATTAAAAAGGCTACATCAATTGCTCGTAGAATGGTTGTTGAATTTGGTATGTCAGATTTAGGTCCAATTAAATATCACGATGAAGAAGCAAATCCATTTTTAGGAAAAACGCTAGCAAATGGTGGTGGAATTTCAAACCAAGTTAGTCACGAGATTGATCTTGAGGTTAGAAAAATTATTTTTGAAGCCAAAAATATAGCTACAAAAATAATAAATGAAAACCTCGAATTGCTTGAATTAATTAAAACATTACTTTTAGATCAAGAAACAATTATCGCTGAAGAAATTGAGTATATCGCTAAACATTTAGCTCTCCCTCCTAAAAAAACACCAGAGCAACAAAAAGAACAAAATAAAGATATCGAACTTGACAATTTAATCAAATTAGTTGAAGAACAAGATAAAGAAAACGAAGAAAAATCAGTTCAAGAAGATAAGCAAGAAGATAAGCAAGAAGATAAGCAAGAAGATAAGCAAGAAGATAAGCAAGAAGATAAGCAAGAAGATAAGCAAGAAGATAAGCAAGAAGATAAGCAAGAAGATAAGCAAGAAGATAAGCAAGAAGATAAGCAAGAAGATAAGCAAGAAGATAAGCAAGAAGATAAGCAAGAAGATAAGCAAGAAGATAAGCAAGAAGATAAGGATAAATAA
- a CDS encoding L-lactate dehydrogenase, with amino-acid sequence MKNLKIAIIGSGAVGTSFLYACFNQSLGSEFGIIDINEKLQKGNVFDLQDAIGNAPMNVKVVKADYSDLKDYDFIFISAGRPQKVGETRLQLLSSNAQIMHNIAKSVKESGFKGITLIASNPVDIMTYVYLKSTGFEKNKVVGSGTILDSSRLKFAIAQTYGVSSHDVQAYVVGEHGDSSVSVLSSAKIAGFELKKFSTGNVEEELKQVEEDVRQRAYRIIETKGATFYGIGNGIANILKHMVYDTKAILPVGALMEGHYGASGVVMGTPCVVGKNGIEKVLEASLSEKEHEKLMKSVKVLTENTDTVRKELGFE; translated from the coding sequence ATGAAAAATCTTAAAATTGCAATTATTGGTTCAGGTGCTGTAGGAACAAGTTTCTTATATGCATGCTTTAACCAAAGTTTAGGTAGTGAATTCGGAATTATTGATATTAACGAAAAACTACAAAAAGGAAACGTTTTTGATCTTCAAGATGCAATTGGTAATGCACCAATGAATGTTAAAGTAGTTAAAGCAGATTATAGCGACTTAAAAGATTATGATTTTATCTTTATTTCTGCAGGTAGACCACAAAAAGTCGGAGAAACAAGATTACAACTTTTAAGTTCTAATGCACAAATTATGCATAATATCGCAAAATCAGTTAAAGAATCTGGATTTAAAGGAATTACTCTTATTGCTTCAAATCCAGTTGATATTATGACTTATGTTTATTTAAAATCAACCGGATTTGAAAAAAATAAAGTTGTTGGATCAGGAACTATTTTAGATAGTTCAAGACTTAAATTTGCTATTGCTCAAACATATGGTGTATCATCACACGATGTTCAAGCATATGTTGTTGGTGAACATGGAGATTCATCAGTTTCTGTACTTTCGTCTGCAAAAATTGCTGGTTTTGAACTTAAAAAATTCTCTACTGGAAATGTAGAAGAAGAATTAAAACAAGTTGAGGAAGACGTAAGACAAAGGGCTTACAGAATTATTGAAACTAAAGGTGCGACTTTCTACGGAATTGGAAATGGAATTGCAAACATCTTAAAACATATGGTTTATGACACTAAAGCAATTCTTCCTGTAGGAGCTTTAATGGAAGGACACTACGGAGCAAGTGGTGTAGTTATGGGAACACCTTGTGTTGTAGGTAAAAACGGAATTGAAAAAGTTCTCGAAGCTTCTCTTAGTGAAAAAGAACATGAAAAATTAATGAAATCAGTTAAAGTTCTTACTGAAAATACAGATACAGTTCGTAAAGAATTAGGTTTTGAATAA